A single genomic interval of Burkholderia sp. HI2500 harbors:
- a CDS encoding LysR family transcriptional regulator, producing the protein MGSIDRRDSTPQLLNRLRMRQIALLLAVDECSTLRAAADQMGLTQPAATKMLAELESALGQRLFDRVGRGLVLNPAGERVLGYFRGIRGSVEALNRELGELQLGSAGRLAIGSIMAASPGRLTEALVQLKARYPLLAIDIAVDTSDRLMPQLREGVLEVVIGRHVGTDCDFRVVDDEALAIIAGRDHPLAGAGPVAFDALLDYTWILQPAGSPAREVVEREFNARHQPMPRGLVETGSILTTMNLVDRSTMLGVIPLTVAQRNAEHGLVAIIDYTLEQKLPSYGSLVRRDRPLSIPAQQFLALFHREGAGDDGGE; encoded by the coding sequence ATGGGCTCGATCGACCGACGAGACTCGACGCCGCAGCTGCTGAACCGGCTGCGCATGCGGCAGATCGCGCTGCTGCTGGCCGTGGACGAATGCTCGACGCTGCGCGCGGCGGCCGACCAGATGGGCCTCACGCAGCCGGCCGCGACGAAGATGCTGGCCGAGCTGGAGAGCGCGCTCGGCCAGCGGCTGTTCGATCGCGTCGGGCGCGGGCTCGTGCTGAACCCGGCCGGCGAGCGCGTGCTCGGCTATTTCCGCGGCATTCGCGGCAGTGTGGAGGCGTTGAACCGCGAGCTCGGCGAACTGCAGCTCGGCAGCGCGGGGCGGCTGGCGATCGGCAGCATCATGGCGGCGTCGCCGGGGCGGCTCACCGAGGCGCTGGTGCAGTTGAAGGCGCGTTACCCGCTGCTGGCGATCGACATCGCGGTGGATACGAGCGACCGGTTGATGCCGCAGCTGCGCGAAGGCGTGCTCGAAGTGGTGATCGGGCGCCACGTCGGGACCGATTGCGATTTCCGCGTGGTGGATGACGAGGCGCTCGCGATCATCGCGGGCCGCGACCATCCGCTCGCGGGCGCGGGGCCCGTGGCGTTCGACGCGCTGCTCGATTACACGTGGATCCTGCAGCCGGCAGGCAGCCCGGCGCGCGAGGTCGTCGAGCGCGAGTTCAACGCGCGGCACCAGCCGATGCCGCGTGGGCTGGTCGAAACGGGGTCGATCCTGACGACGATGAACCTCGTCGACCGTTCGACGATGCTTGGCGTGATTCCGCTGACGGTGGCGCAGCGCAATGCGGAGCACGGGCTCGTCGCGATCATCGATTACACGCTCGAACAGAAGCTGCCGTCGTACGGCAGCCTTGTGCGGCGCGACCGGCCGCTGAGTATCCCTGCGCAGCAGTTTCTTGCGCTGTTTCACCGCGAAGGAGCCGGAGATGATGGCGGCGAGTAA
- a CDS encoding amidohydrolase family protein, which translates to MHDASPPDGMPDALVDAHHHLWRLDAGAHYPWLQEDYDPVRFMFGDYAVLCRDFGVDALRHAAQGAPIVASVHVEAERARDEALAETRWLHEVAESHGLPSAVVAWVDLLADDADERLAEQAAWPRVRGVRFKPRASAAPNVSVDGPGTLRDPRWPAALARLAAHGLCWDLRVPFWHLEEAASMLADAPDVDVVLEHAGLPWDRSDAGLARWRRGMEALAASPRVAVKISELGLRDAVWNEADNARIIRDTIAIFGAQRCLFASNFPVAGLRVSYPALLRTFARAMTHLDDAERRAVWHDNAVRVYRIALDVPHGPTRG; encoded by the coding sequence ATGCACGACGCGTCACCGCCCGACGGCATGCCGGATGCGCTCGTCGATGCACATCATCACCTGTGGCGACTCGATGCCGGTGCGCACTATCCGTGGCTGCAGGAGGACTACGATCCGGTGCGCTTCATGTTCGGCGACTACGCGGTGCTGTGCCGCGATTTCGGGGTGGACGCGCTCCGGCACGCGGCGCAGGGCGCACCGATCGTCGCGAGCGTGCACGTCGAGGCCGAACGTGCGCGTGATGAGGCGCTGGCGGAAACGCGCTGGCTGCATGAAGTCGCCGAGTCGCATGGGCTACCGTCGGCGGTCGTCGCGTGGGTCGACCTGCTCGCGGATGATGCGGATGAGCGGCTTGCCGAGCAGGCGGCGTGGCCACGCGTGCGTGGCGTGCGCTTCAAGCCGCGCGCCTCGGCCGCGCCGAACGTGTCAGTCGACGGACCGGGCACACTGCGCGATCCGCGCTGGCCGGCCGCGCTGGCGCGCCTCGCCGCGCATGGGCTGTGCTGGGATCTGCGCGTGCCGTTCTGGCATCTCGAGGAAGCGGCTTCGATGCTCGCCGATGCACCGGATGTCGACGTCGTGCTCGAACATGCAGGGCTGCCGTGGGATCGCTCGGACGCGGGCCTCGCGCGATGGCGACGCGGCATGGAGGCGCTTGCCGCGTCGCCGCGCGTGGCCGTGAAGATCTCCGAACTCGGCCTGCGCGACGCGGTGTGGAACGAAGCGGACAACGCACGGATCATCCGCGACACGATCGCGATCTTCGGCGCGCAGCGCTGCCTGTTCGCCAGCAACTTTCCGGTGGCGGGGCTGCGTGTGTCGTATCCCGCGCTGCTGCGCACGTTCGCTCGTGCGATGACGCATCTCGATGATGCCGAGCGCCGCGCGGTCTGGCATGACAACGCAGTGCGGGTGTACCGGATTGCGCTCGACGTGCCACACGGGCCGACGCGCGGATGA
- a CDS encoding dihydrodipicolinate synthase family protein, whose translation MHARYQGVFPVVPTIFDATGALDLDGQRRCLEFMIDAGSQGLCIHANYSEQFALGDDERDLITRATLEHVAGRVPVIVTTSHFSARICAERNRRAQALGAAMVMVMPPYHGATFRVPEAQVRAFFREAADGLDIPLMIQDAPASGVALSAPFLASLAREIDAVSYFKIETAGAASKLRELIALGGDAIEGPWDGEEGITLLADLDAGATGAMTGGGYPDGIRQITDAYFAGRRDEAVEQYARWLPLINYENRQSGFLTAKALMREGGVIACDAPRAPWPELHPQVRAGLLDAARRLDPLVLRWGR comes from the coding sequence ATGCACGCACGCTACCAGGGCGTCTTTCCGGTTGTGCCGACGATTTTCGACGCGACCGGCGCGCTCGATCTCGACGGCCAGCGCCGCTGCCTCGAATTCATGATCGATGCCGGCTCGCAGGGCCTCTGCATCCACGCGAACTACTCCGAGCAATTCGCGCTCGGCGACGACGAACGCGACCTGATCACGCGCGCCACGCTCGAGCACGTCGCAGGTCGCGTGCCGGTGATCGTCACGACGTCGCACTTCAGCGCGCGGATCTGCGCGGAACGTAACCGGCGCGCTCAAGCACTCGGCGCGGCGATGGTGATGGTGATGCCGCCGTATCACGGCGCGACGTTCCGCGTGCCGGAGGCGCAGGTGCGCGCGTTCTTCCGCGAAGCCGCCGACGGCCTCGACATTCCGCTGATGATCCAGGATGCGCCCGCGAGCGGCGTCGCGCTGTCCGCGCCGTTCCTCGCGTCGCTCGCCCGCGAGATCGACGCGGTGTCGTACTTCAAGATCGAGACGGCCGGCGCCGCGTCGAAGCTGCGCGAACTGATCGCGCTCGGCGGCGATGCGATCGAGGGGCCGTGGGACGGCGAGGAAGGCATCACGCTGCTCGCCGATCTCGATGCCGGCGCGACCGGCGCGATGACGGGCGGCGGCTATCCGGACGGGATTCGCCAAATCACCGACGCGTATTTCGCCGGCCGTCGCGACGAAGCGGTCGAACAGTACGCGCGCTGGCTGCCGCTGATCAACTACGAGAACCGTCAATCTGGATTCCTGACCGCGAAGGCGCTGATGCGCGAAGGCGGCGTGATCGCGTGCGACGCGCCGCGCGCACCGTGGCCCGAGCTGCATCCGCAGGTGCGCGCCGGCTTGCTCGACGCGGCGCGGCGGCTCGATCCGCTCGTGCTGCGCTGGGGGCGCTAG
- a CDS encoding DUF6402 family protein, with protein MANVKRLPYYEISPAVLPFATATWKAHVGSQGCVPINTPQCISYARLAPGEAPPPPPPKPTPEQVEAEAAFKKLLAAQPKASPKPPAPPKEAADAEDHDKIPEFDLQDVPVGMEKMGWFMAAKLARRWFAGPSHIYNDKPDSEQPLDDISITLNWALKYGKVKSRLNELFSKDIYSEKALALIKKKILQHVTTAFTETASQSPNLSFDITIGTDIRQFHINWQIQRKKITTFDTLSGTTLTDLSATLGNFLIYAAIGRVEVTNEKFFKYEKQSHEYCIDSVAKLTHIYIYIKDNYSFNDDDPSKSQYLGHWNKAGMITSYLEAANDLLGQVKPELKIRISGDKIEEDEIDWDYLSVKKETDKPVDTRRGFFGKLVKKNVYWPVYNRTYNEWRSKHNRGEDFMIYSKPQLFKLTKPITIKLGTICRPYDSISIGQ; from the coding sequence ATGGCAAATGTCAAAAGACTGCCTTACTACGAAATCAGTCCTGCGGTGCTTCCCTTTGCTACGGCGACGTGGAAAGCTCATGTTGGTTCGCAAGGATGTGTGCCTATCAACACGCCTCAATGCATCTCATACGCTCGGCTTGCGCCAGGTGAAGCCCCCCCACCACCGCCACCTAAGCCCACCCCTGAACAGGTCGAGGCTGAGGCTGCGTTCAAGAAGCTGCTTGCGGCACAACCCAAAGCATCTCCCAAGCCTCCTGCACCTCCCAAAGAGGCTGCTGATGCTGAGGATCATGACAAGATTCCTGAGTTTGACTTGCAGGATGTCCCTGTTGGTATGGAAAAAATGGGTTGGTTCATGGCGGCCAAACTTGCCAGAAGATGGTTTGCCGGTCCCAGTCATATCTACAACGACAAACCTGACTCCGAACAGCCTTTAGATGACATCAGCATCACGCTTAACTGGGCGTTGAAGTATGGCAAGGTAAAAAGCAGATTAAATGAGTTATTTTCAAAAGACATTTATTCTGAAAAAGCACTTGCCCTCATCAAAAAGAAAATTCTTCAGCACGTCACTACCGCGTTCACTGAAACAGCAAGCCAAAGTCCAAACCTCAGCTTCGACATAACCATTGGAACTGACATCAGGCAGTTTCATATAAATTGGCAAATTCAAAGGAAGAAGATCACTACCTTTGACACCCTTAGCGGAACCACCCTAACCGATCTATCAGCCACGCTGGGAAACTTCCTCATCTACGCTGCCATTGGTAGGGTTGAAGTCACGAATGAAAAATTCTTCAAATATGAAAAGCAATCCCACGAATACTGCATTGATTCAGTGGCGAAGCTTACCCATATTTACATCTACATAAAGGATAACTACTCATTCAATGACGACGACCCATCAAAGAGTCAATACCTCGGTCATTGGAATAAAGCAGGCATGATTACCTCATATTTAGAAGCAGCCAATGATTTACTCGGTCAAGTTAAGCCCGAGCTAAAAATTAGGATAAGCGGTGATAAAATTGAAGAGGATGAAATTGACTGGGACTACCTCTCAGTCAAGAAAGAGACCGATAAACCAGTTGATACACGCCGTGGATTTTTTGGGAAACTGGTAAAGAAAAACGTATACTGGCCCGTTTACAACCGAACCTATAATGAGTGGCGCTCGAAGCATAATAGAGGCGAAGATTTTATGATTTACAGTAAGCCTCAACTGTTCAAGCTCACGAAACCCATCACCATCAAACTGGGAACCATATGCCGTCCGTACGACAGTATTTCTATCGGTCAGTGA
- a CDS encoding L-rhamnonate dehydratase, giving the protein MKIRSVRARVFQWKGKTVPPQGNFCSNAMDLLYAPQETMSTFRFHSWTVVEVETDDGIVGLGNVALAPHVAKVIIDQYLAPLVIGQDPWDYEYLNQRMYRATHAWGRKGIGMAAISAVDIAIWDILGKSVGKPVFKLLGGRTKEKVPCYYSKLYRTDLKEMQDEAQRYLKEGFRAFKMRFGYGPAHGQQGVTENLKSVAAIREVIGYDNDLMLECYMGWNLEYAKRILPKLEKYQPRWLEEPVIADDIDGYAELNQLTRIPISGGEHEFSLYGFKQLLDRKAVSVVQYDTNRVGGITMAHKINALCEAYSVPVIPHAGQMHNYHLTMSTLASPMSEYFPMFDVEVGNELFYYIFDGEPVAENGFVQLRDDVPGLGLTLKTEFLDQFDIVE; this is encoded by the coding sequence ATGAAGATCCGATCCGTGCGCGCCCGCGTCTTCCAGTGGAAAGGCAAAACCGTGCCGCCCCAGGGCAACTTCTGCTCGAACGCGATGGACCTGCTGTACGCGCCGCAGGAAACGATGAGCACGTTCCGCTTCCATTCATGGACGGTCGTCGAAGTCGAGACCGACGACGGCATCGTCGGCCTCGGCAACGTCGCGCTCGCGCCGCACGTCGCGAAGGTGATCATCGACCAGTACCTCGCGCCGCTCGTGATCGGCCAGGACCCTTGGGACTACGAATACCTGAACCAGCGGATGTACCGCGCGACCCACGCATGGGGCCGCAAGGGCATCGGCATGGCCGCGATCTCGGCGGTCGACATCGCGATCTGGGACATCCTCGGCAAGAGCGTCGGCAAGCCCGTGTTCAAGCTGCTCGGCGGCCGCACCAAGGAAAAGGTCCCCTGCTACTACTCGAAGCTCTACCGCACCGACCTGAAGGAGATGCAGGACGAGGCGCAGCGCTACCTAAAGGAAGGCTTCCGCGCGTTCAAGATGCGCTTCGGCTACGGGCCCGCGCACGGGCAGCAGGGCGTGACCGAGAACCTGAAGTCGGTCGCGGCGATCCGCGAGGTGATCGGCTACGACAACGACCTGATGCTCGAGTGCTACATGGGCTGGAACCTCGAATACGCGAAACGCATCCTGCCGAAGCTCGAGAAATACCAGCCGCGCTGGCTGGAGGAACCGGTGATCGCCGACGACATCGACGGCTACGCGGAGCTGAACCAGCTCACGCGCATCCCGATCTCCGGCGGCGAGCACGAGTTCTCGCTGTACGGCTTCAAGCAGTTGCTCGATCGCAAGGCCGTGTCGGTCGTCCAGTACGACACGAACCGCGTCGGCGGGATCACGATGGCGCACAAGATCAACGCGCTGTGCGAGGCGTACAGCGTGCCGGTGATTCCGCATGCGGGCCAGATGCACAACTATCACCTGACGATGAGCACGCTCGCGTCGCCGATGAGCGAGTACTTCCCGATGTTCGACGTCGAGGTCGGCAACGAGCTGTTCTATTACATCTTCGACGGCGAGCCGGTGGCCGAGAACGGCTTCGTGCAACTGCGCGACGACGTGCCGGGCCTCGGCCTCACGCTGAAGACCGAATTCCTCGACCAGTTCGACATCGTCGAGTGA
- a CDS encoding YncE family protein yields MNDILLLVQKCAHTFSFYDLDTKTALKHVVLPNFPHEFTVDVNERFAYVGIFGIETAWSRGHDGDHRIAEIDLVERTHTRMLDLWPYYRPHGMASDRDGRLYAMSEAHDMLLVFDEPTRQPVPNMAVPSGGVKTHLVTLTRDASRAYGVHLLSNTVTQFHPRDATVAPRAVMPGPRPEGNALSSDERTLFVANRGDDTLVEIDTDTMTCGRRVKTRSDPNRIYRTSAPDGRDLLLLTNSGERSISVFDARQLEEIERIALPANPTALSFHPSRRVAYVSFQDDYVRELDLDTWRFVGALATLREPDASYVLAGAR; encoded by the coding sequence ATGAACGACATCCTGTTGCTGGTGCAGAAATGCGCGCACACCTTCAGCTTCTACGACCTCGACACCAAGACCGCGCTCAAGCACGTCGTGCTGCCGAACTTCCCGCACGAGTTCACCGTCGACGTGAACGAGCGTTTTGCTTACGTCGGCATCTTCGGGATCGAGACCGCGTGGTCACGCGGCCATGACGGCGATCACCGGATCGCCGAGATCGATCTCGTCGAACGCACGCATACGCGCATGCTCGACCTGTGGCCGTACTACCGGCCGCACGGGATGGCGAGCGACCGAGACGGCCGGCTGTACGCGATGAGCGAGGCGCACGACATGCTGCTCGTGTTCGACGAGCCGACCCGACAGCCCGTGCCGAACATGGCCGTGCCGTCCGGCGGCGTGAAGACGCACCTCGTCACGCTCACGCGCGATGCGAGCCGCGCGTACGGCGTGCATCTGCTGTCGAATACGGTCACGCAATTCCATCCGCGCGACGCGACGGTCGCGCCGCGCGCGGTGATGCCCGGCCCGCGCCCCGAAGGCAATGCGCTGTCGAGCGACGAACGCACGCTGTTCGTCGCGAATCGCGGCGACGATACGCTGGTCGAGATCGACACCGACACGATGACCTGCGGCCGCCGCGTGAAGACGCGCAGCGATCCGAACCGCATCTACCGCACGAGTGCGCCCGACGGCCGTGACCTGCTGCTGCTGACCAATTCGGGCGAGCGGTCGATCTCCGTGTTCGATGCGCGGCAGCTCGAGGAGATCGAACGCATCGCGCTGCCGGCGAACCCGACCGCGCTGTCGTTCCATCCGTCGCGGCGCGTCGCGTACGTGTCGTTCCAGGACGACTACGTGCGCGAGCTCGATCTCGATACGTGGCGTTTCGTCGGCGCATTGGCAACGCTGCGCGAGCCCGATGCGTCGTACGTGCTCGCGGGAGCGCGCTGA
- a CDS encoding MFS transporter — MTLLNPATPAYEAGEAIPRRRWLRVIPPLLLACIISYMDRVNIAFAMPGGMNADLGMDATMAGLAGGIFFFGYLFLQIPGGRRAALGSGKTFIAWSLVSWAVLSVLTGLVTHTWQLLTLRFLLGVAEGGMLPVVLTMVSHWFPDRERGRANAMVIMFVPLAGMITAPLSGFILAAYDWHHLFFSAGALSLLCLVVWLMFADDGPETARWVSPREKAYILDALREEQERKRVAGTPAAASFGELLRNPTIWLLIAINFCYQVGIYGYTMWLPTLLKNLTHTGMGKIGLLAMLPYVAMVIGMFVTSYLSDRTGKRRLFVLLPLVGFAACLALSVLTHASMAVSFAFLIGCGFFLQAAAGVFWAIPPKLCSVETAGSARGLINALGNLGGFCGPYAVGVLTQHVSAAAGVYSLAITLAVAGLLALTLPKRCED, encoded by the coding sequence ATGACCCTGTTGAACCCGGCCACCCCGGCCTACGAAGCCGGCGAAGCCATTCCGCGCCGCCGCTGGCTGCGCGTGATCCCGCCGCTGCTGCTCGCCTGCATCATTTCGTACATGGACCGCGTGAACATCGCGTTCGCGATGCCCGGCGGGATGAACGCCGATCTCGGCATGGACGCGACGATGGCCGGCCTCGCCGGCGGCATCTTCTTCTTCGGCTACCTGTTCCTGCAGATTCCTGGCGGCCGGCGCGCGGCGCTCGGCAGCGGCAAGACCTTCATCGCATGGTCGCTCGTGAGCTGGGCCGTGCTGTCGGTGCTGACCGGGCTCGTCACGCACACCTGGCAGTTGCTGACGCTGCGCTTCCTGCTCGGCGTGGCCGAGGGCGGGATGCTGCCGGTCGTGCTGACGATGGTCAGCCACTGGTTTCCCGACCGCGAGCGCGGCCGCGCGAATGCGATGGTCATCATGTTCGTGCCGCTCGCCGGCATGATCACCGCGCCGCTGTCCGGCTTCATCCTGGCCGCGTACGACTGGCATCACCTGTTCTTCAGTGCGGGCGCGCTGTCGCTGCTGTGCCTCGTCGTGTGGCTGATGTTCGCCGACGACGGCCCGGAGACCGCGCGCTGGGTGTCGCCGCGCGAGAAGGCCTACATCCTCGACGCGCTGCGCGAAGAACAGGAACGCAAGCGCGTGGCCGGCACGCCGGCGGCCGCGTCGTTCGGCGAGCTGCTGCGCAACCCGACGATCTGGCTGCTGATCGCCATCAACTTCTGCTATCAGGTGGGCATCTACGGCTATACGATGTGGTTGCCCACCCTGCTGAAAAACCTCACGCATACCGGGATGGGCAAGATCGGCCTGCTCGCGATGCTCCCGTATGTCGCGATGGTGATCGGCATGTTCGTCACGTCGTATTTGTCTGACCGAACCGGCAAGCGCCGCCTGTTCGTGCTGCTGCCGCTCGTCGGCTTCGCCGCATGCCTGGCGCTGTCGGTGCTCACGCATGCGTCGATGGCCGTGTCGTTCGCGTTCCTGATCGGCTGCGGCTTCTTCCTGCAGGCGGCCGCCGGCGTGTTCTGGGCGATTCCGCCGAAGCTCTGCAGCGTCGAGACGGCCGGCAGCGCGCGCGGCCTGATCAACGCGCTCGGCAATCTCGGCGGCTTCTGCGGCCCGTATGCGGTCGGCGTGCTGACCCAGCACGTGAGCGCGGCGGCCGGCGTGTACAGCCTCGCGATCACGCTCGCGGTGGCCGGCCTGCTCGCGCTGACGCTGCCGAAACGCTGCGAGGACTGA
- a CDS encoding MFS transporter encodes MPNDHRQRRHTLWLLCALSFILYVDRVNLATAAGAIKAELGLSNTELGVAFSAFAYSYAICQIGGGWIADRFGARITLIGCGLIWVVSTFATGLVHSLGLLFAARLLLGIGEGATLPAQARAITHWFPRERRGVVQGFTHSFSRLGNAVTPPIVAALMTWLSWRAAFFVIGAVTLVWLAWWIVGFREHPLGDEAGTGRTRTARPAPPAGPTPWGPLFRRMAPTIFVYFCYGWTAWLFFTWLPTFFLNGQGLNLKSTALFASGVFFAGVVGDTLGGWLCDRIYRKTGNLALSRQSVIVASFVGALVCLLPLAVVHSTAGVALCLSGSFLCLELTIGPIWAVPSDIAPTHAGIASGMMNAGSAISGILSPILFGYLVDRTGSWTVPFIGSVAMLLIGIVAALRIRPDRSLAESRSALADAPAAPSVH; translated from the coding sequence ATGCCTAACGACCACCGTCAACGGCGCCACACGCTGTGGCTGCTGTGCGCGCTTTCTTTCATCCTCTACGTCGACCGCGTCAACCTCGCGACCGCGGCCGGCGCGATCAAGGCCGAACTCGGCCTGTCGAATACCGAACTCGGCGTCGCATTCTCCGCGTTCGCGTATTCGTATGCAATCTGCCAGATCGGCGGCGGCTGGATCGCCGACCGGTTCGGCGCCCGCATCACGCTGATCGGCTGCGGGCTGATCTGGGTCGTGTCGACCTTCGCCACCGGGCTCGTGCACAGCCTCGGGCTGCTGTTCGCCGCGCGCCTGCTGCTCGGCATCGGCGAAGGCGCGACGCTGCCCGCCCAGGCCCGTGCGATCACCCACTGGTTCCCGCGCGAGCGGCGCGGCGTCGTGCAGGGCTTCACGCATTCGTTCTCGCGGCTCGGCAACGCGGTCACGCCGCCGATCGTCGCCGCGCTGATGACCTGGCTGTCGTGGCGCGCCGCGTTCTTCGTGATCGGCGCGGTCACGCTGGTGTGGCTCGCATGGTGGATCGTCGGCTTCCGCGAACATCCGCTCGGCGACGAAGCCGGCACCGGCCGCACGCGCACCGCCCGCCCTGCGCCGCCCGCCGGCCCGACGCCGTGGGGGCCGCTGTTCCGCCGGATGGCGCCGACCATCTTCGTCTACTTCTGCTACGGCTGGACCGCGTGGCTGTTCTTCACGTGGCTGCCGACGTTCTTCCTGAACGGCCAGGGCCTGAACCTGAAGTCGACCGCGCTGTTCGCGTCCGGCGTGTTCTTCGCGGGCGTGGTCGGCGACACGCTCGGCGGCTGGCTGTGCGACCGGATCTACCGGAAGACCGGCAACCTCGCGCTGTCGCGCCAGAGCGTGATCGTCGCGAGCTTCGTCGGCGCGCTCGTGTGCCTGCTGCCGCTCGCGGTCGTGCATTCGACGGCCGGCGTCGCGCTGTGCCTGTCGGGGTCGTTCCTGTGCCTCGAACTGACGATCGGGCCGATCTGGGCCGTGCCGAGCGACATCGCGCCGACCCACGCCGGCATCGCGAGCGGGATGATGAACGCGGGCTCCGCGATCTCGGGGATCCTGTCGCCGATCCTGTTCGGCTATCTCGTCGATCGCACGGGGAGCTGGACCGTGCCGTTCATCGGCTCGGTCGCGATGCTGCTGATCGGCATCGTCGCCGCGCTGCGGATTCGCCCGGATCGCTCGTTGGCGGAATCGAGGTCGGCGCTCGCTGACGCGCCTGCGGCGCCGTCGGTGCACTGA
- a CDS encoding 4-hydroxythreonine-4-phosphate dehydrogenase PdxA, with protein sequence MNTPSPAAALPVVALTLGDPAGIGAELIAKLLARPDATSRANLVLIGDRWLWEAGQRVAGVTVDVEPVESLAAARGRPSTERAAFVALDTIDPADVTVGQPGAAGGRSTLTVLDLCLDAALAGEIDAICFAPLNKYAMKLGGLKHEDELHHFAEALGVTGYFCEFNTLGELWTARISSHIPLKDAPGYLSIERIEQASELIYRSLLANGVAAPKVAIAAFNPHGGDGGSCGREEVDIIEPAVRKLQARDWPTDAPFHGPFPADTIFLKAQAGDYQAIVTMYHDQGQIAIKLLGFSRGVTVQGGLPVPITTPAHGTAYDIAGRGTADVGATWQALQIACRMGAARRAQPISA encoded by the coding sequence ATGAACACCCCCTCGCCCGCCGCCGCCCTGCCCGTCGTCGCGCTGACGCTCGGCGACCCCGCCGGCATCGGCGCCGAATTGATCGCGAAACTGCTCGCCCGCCCCGACGCCACTTCCCGCGCGAATCTCGTGCTGATCGGCGATCGCTGGCTGTGGGAAGCCGGCCAGCGCGTCGCGGGCGTGACGGTCGACGTCGAACCCGTCGAATCACTCGCCGCCGCGCGCGGCCGGCCGTCGACCGAACGCGCCGCGTTCGTCGCCCTCGACACGATCGATCCGGCCGACGTCACGGTCGGGCAGCCCGGCGCGGCCGGCGGGCGCTCGACGCTGACCGTGCTCGACCTGTGCCTTGACGCCGCGCTCGCGGGCGAGATCGACGCGATCTGCTTCGCGCCGCTGAACAAGTACGCGATGAAGCTCGGCGGGCTGAAGCACGAGGACGAGCTGCACCACTTCGCCGAAGCGCTCGGCGTGACCGGCTACTTCTGCGAATTCAACACGCTCGGCGAGCTGTGGACCGCGCGCATCTCGTCGCACATTCCGCTGAAGGATGCGCCGGGCTACCTGAGCATCGAGCGGATTGAACAGGCATCCGAACTGATCTACCGGTCGCTGCTCGCGAACGGCGTCGCCGCGCCGAAGGTGGCGATTGCCGCGTTCAACCCGCACGGCGGCGACGGCGGCAGCTGCGGCCGCGAGGAAGTCGACATCATCGAGCCGGCGGTGCGCAAGCTGCAGGCGCGCGACTGGCCGACCGACGCGCCGTTCCACGGCCCGTTCCCCGCCGACACGATCTTCCTGAAGGCGCAGGCCGGCGACTACCAGGCGATCGTCACGATGTACCACGACCAGGGGCAGATCGCGATCAAGCTGCTCGGCTTCTCGCGCGGCGTAACGGTGCAGGGCGGGCTGCCCGTGCCGATCACGACGCCCGCGCACGGCACCGCCTACGACATCGCGGGCCGCGGCACGGCCGACGTCGGCGCCACCTGGCAAGCGCTGCAGATCGCGTGCCGGATGGGCGCCGCGCGCCGCGCACAGCCCATTTCCGCCTGA
- a CDS encoding DUF1493 family protein, which translates to MKDDTWERLEAFTREELGRPLLGGKLNLQPESRLEQDLGVTGLDGVEFIDRWAETFGVDAQGFPYRRYFGPEGQELLSSLIGLFVKRLRHPERRPLTLGMLAEATRRGKWDTDVIEAAAGQ; encoded by the coding sequence ATGAAAGACGATACCTGGGAACGCCTGGAAGCCTTCACACGCGAAGAACTCGGTCGACCGCTGCTCGGTGGCAAGCTGAACCTGCAGCCGGAATCCCGGCTTGAGCAGGATCTCGGCGTCACGGGTCTCGATGGGGTGGAGTTCATCGACAGGTGGGCAGAGACATTCGGCGTCGACGCCCAAGGATTCCCGTACCGGCGCTATTTTGGCCCCGAAGGTCAGGAACTGCTGTCGTCACTTATCGGGTTGTTCGTCAAGCGCCTCCGGCACCCTGAGCGGCGGCCGCTGACCTTGGGGATGCTGGCCGAGGCAACGCGACGTGGGAAGTGGGACACGGACGTGATCGAGGCTGCTGCGGGGCAGTGA